In Bdellovibrio bacteriovorus, the following are encoded in one genomic region:
- a CDS encoding S1 family peptidase: MKFMFATVLVTASFLLQACSERSAERGDLETADKFGIAGGQSVADDDILAASTVALRLKNEGRMIPICTGTLISDSIILTAAHCVDTMEGKNLSDEMDVAFDSDANSQESARAEIAKILIHPAYQSIDDRNQQFIQKCDFANCEEDYDKTGHFDLALILLASPAPAKKIPTRLNLDFNKQSFKGTILGYGQQNPQYPVGEKVFGTLKTLDIEAKLSTHKTFIEVISKKGQGACPGDSGGPLFVNENGQWSQIGVTGHAAIAVENEDYACYAKTVNYTGLSKAKDWLLNAKQNISDQKVTFKGPAKAKIQAEKSQGQKILNSTRWLGQRLDKIKATCKSANGKIRSSVEFVSSSWSSKKLEIVGSIRSSVFAEGKNVSFKPDPDHPKDVGGSIFLEQDYRAAISAQEAKKSDIEILKALLGTKPSVTLGASVDSTIISVDETYFELVTKSRDTLVYRSALGPATYSRYIPLTEDHPDSGSFSDSAIQLQCEISFKLK, encoded by the coding sequence ATGAAGTTTATGTTTGCGACCGTGCTAGTGACTGCTTCTTTTCTGTTACAAGCGTGCTCAGAGCGCTCGGCCGAGAGGGGCGACCTTGAAACTGCCGATAAATTTGGCATTGCGGGTGGCCAGAGTGTGGCCGATGATGATATTTTAGCCGCTTCGACCGTCGCCCTTCGCCTTAAGAACGAGGGGCGTATGATTCCCATTTGTACTGGGACACTTATTTCAGATAGCATCATCCTCACAGCAGCCCACTGCGTGGACACAATGGAAGGAAAAAATCTTAGCGACGAAATGGATGTCGCATTTGATTCCGACGCCAACTCTCAGGAATCGGCGCGAGCAGAGATCGCTAAGATCTTGATACACCCGGCCTATCAAAGCATTGATGACCGAAATCAGCAATTCATACAAAAATGTGATTTCGCTAATTGCGAAGAGGACTATGATAAAACAGGTCACTTCGACTTGGCCCTTATTCTGCTAGCGTCACCCGCGCCGGCGAAAAAGATTCCGACTCGGTTAAATTTGGATTTCAACAAACAAAGTTTTAAGGGCACGATTTTAGGATATGGTCAGCAAAATCCCCAATATCCCGTCGGTGAAAAAGTTTTCGGGACACTTAAAACTTTGGACATCGAAGCCAAATTATCAACGCACAAAACATTTATCGAAGTGATTTCGAAAAAAGGTCAAGGAGCTTGCCCAGGTGATTCGGGCGGCCCCCTTTTTGTAAACGAGAACGGACAGTGGTCTCAAATCGGAGTTACGGGCCACGCAGCGATTGCGGTTGAGAATGAGGATTACGCCTGTTACGCAAAAACTGTTAACTACACCGGACTTTCAAAAGCAAAGGACTGGTTGTTAAATGCGAAGCAAAATATTTCAGATCAAAAAGTGACTTTTAAGGGGCCAGCGAAAGCAAAAATACAGGCGGAAAAAAGCCAAGGCCAAAAAATCTTAAATTCCACTCGTTGGTTGGGCCAGCGCTTAGATAAAATTAAGGCCACTTGTAAAAGTGCGAATGGAAAAATTCGTAGTTCGGTTGAATTTGTGAGCTCTTCATGGTCCAGCAAAAAACTTGAGATTGTAGGATCAATTCGAAGCAGCGTCTTCGCTGAGGGAAAAAATGTTTCCTTTAAACCTGATCCAGATCATCCTAAAGACGTTGGTGGGTCGATATTCCTAGAACAAGACTATCGTGCGGCTATATCAGCTCAGGAGGCCAAAAAGAGCGACATCGAAATCTTAAAGGCGCTGCTTGGAACGAAGCCGTCAGTCACGTTGGGAGCAAGCGTCGATAGTACAATTATTTCTGTTGATGAGACGTATTTCGAGCTCGTCACTAAAAGCCGTGACACTCTGGTTTACCGCTCTGCTCTTGGGCCTGCGACCTATAGTCGTTATATTCCATTGACTGAAGATCATCCCGATAGTGGATCATTTTCGGATAGCGCAATTCAACTTCAGTGTGAGATCAGTTTTAAACTGAAATAA